From the Anaeromusa acidaminophila DSM 3853 genome, the window TTTTTCTACCCCCGGCCAGGCTGGTTTTATCGGGGAAGAGCCTGTAGCCAAAACTAATTTATCGTAAGCGAATTGGCGCTTTACGCCAGTTTTCAAATCCAAAGCATGCACGATCTTTGCCTCACGTTCGATCGCCACAGCTTCCATCCGCGTCAAAACATCCAGGTTTTTCGCTTTTTTAAAAAATTCCGGCGTCCGCAGCGCCCCTGCTGGCGAGCTCATCAGTTGGCGAATCTGTTCTACCTCGCCGCCGATAAAATACGGCAAGCCGCACGCGCCATAGGAAACAAGCTCGCCTCTCTCTAATACGGTAATTTGAGCCTCAGCATCCAAGCGGCGCACTTTTGCGGCGGCTTTCAGCCCAGCGGCCACACCGCCTATCACTACAATTCGCTGCATGTTTTTCGCCCCTCTCCTCGTCTTCACGACAACTAGTTATTGCTTTAGTTCTCCTTTTCCCAGCACTTTCCTGCCAATATATAACGAGTGAGCAGGAGCACCAGAGTCACGAGAGGGTTCGACTGAGGGTTGCGAAGTTTAACAGGAGTACGACGCCGCCGGATGCGGTTAGGGTCGGTTGCGCCATGGAAGGCATAGCAACCGACGTCTGCTGGCATTTAATAGTGAAGGAACGGCCATGACTAAGGCGGCCGTGACTGTATTTGAGACTTTTGGGGAGCAAAACGGTCCGCAGGACGCAAAACCAGGAGGCGACGGGGAAAAGTTCCGTATGTCTGAGCGCCAGCGAGTTCGCGGAACTGCCGCCGACTCCTGGTTTTGCGAGTCGCGCGGAAATCTTGTCTCAAATGCAGTTGTGCTGCCGTTTATACTCTTAAAAACCCTTTTCGCGTTTTTCGCGATTTTCGCGGTTCTTCAGCCATACCCCCGCCATTTTTTCTGTCTCAGTCTTTCAAAACTACAAACTATGGCATAGTAAAAAAGCCGCCTCCTGCCGGAGACGGCTTCGTTTTTCAGTTTATCCGCGAGCGCGCTTACCCATTTCTTTATCCACATAGAAGATGGCGCCGACACTCTTGTCGCCAATCAGGCGAAGCTTGTCTACTACCGCCGTAGCGCTGGCTTCTTCTTCGACTTGCTCCGTGATGTACCATTGCAGGAAGATCTGCGCCGCTACGTCTTTTTCTTTAACTGCCAGCTCATATAAGCCGTTAATGCATTTAGTTACATACTGCTCATGTTTGAGCACTTCTTCAAACATCTGCAACGGAGTTCCAAAAGCAGCTGCCGGCGCATCAACTTGGGAAAGCTCCGGCGTACCGCCTCTCTCTAAAAGATAGCTCATAAATTTAAAAGCATGTTCCATTTCTTCTTGATATTGAATACGCAGCCAGGATGCAAAACCGCCTAAGCTTTGCGTTTCGCTATATAACGACATCGCCAGATAAATATTAGCGGAATTCATTTCCACCTGAATCTGCTTATTAATCGCATTTTGTAATTTTGCCGAAATCATAATCTAATTCCTCCTTTAGAACTTTGATGGTTTTATTTTAACATAAGTCTCTAATGAAAACAATAATTATCGACGGTAAATTGTAATCATTATTCTTTGCTATTTATTTCTCTCTTTATTTTCCTTCCCCCCTACCGTTTCCGAGGCATCCATTGTATAATTAAGAGTAAACGTTCAACGCTCGAAAGGAGATTTTTATGGCTTTTTTAAACGAAAACTACTTAAAATTACCAGGAAGCTATTTATTTGCGGAGATCGCCCGTCGCGTGAATCACTTCAAAGAAGAAAACCCCGAAGCGGATATTATCCGTTTAGGCATAGGAGACGTAACTCGTCCTTTGCCGCAAGCTTCTATTGAGGCTATGCACAAAGCGGTTGACGAAATGGCCTCAAGCGATACCTTCCGCGGTTATGGCCCGGAACAAGGCTATGCTTTCTTAGTGGAAAAAATTATCGCTCATGACTACGCTAGCCGCGGCATTCAGCTCGGAACGGATGAGGTCTTCGTCAGTGACGGTTCCAAGAGCGACGTCGCCAACATTCAAGAAATCTTTTCCAACGACTGCACGGTAGCCATTACGGATCCAGTTTATCCGGTGTACCTAGACACTAATGTCATGGCGGGCCGCACAGGAACCCTGCAGGAAGACGGTCGCTTTGCCAATGTCACCTACTTGCCTTGCAATGCAGAGAATAATTTCATTCCTTCTTTCCCAAAAGAGCGAGTAGACATGATTTATCTTTGCTGCCCCAATAATCCTACAGGCACCACCCTCTCCAAAAGCGAACTGAAAAAATGGGTGGATTACGCCAAAGCCAACAAATCCATTATCCTCTTTGATTCCGCCTATGAATCTTACATTCGCGAGGCGGATATTCCCCATAGCATCTATGAAATTGAGGGCGCCAAAGAAGTGGCTATTGAATTCCGCTCCTTCTCAAAAACAGCTGGCTTTACCGGCACTCGCTGCGCCTACACGGTTGTGCCTAAAGAATTGATGGCTTATACCAAAAGCGGTGAAGCCCATTCTCTGAATCCGCTCTGGAACCGTCGTCACACTACGAAATTCAACGGCGTTCCTTATATTATTCAACGCGGCGCAGAAGCCATCTTCTCCGAAGCAGGCCAAGCTCAAGTGCAAGAAACCATTGACTACTACATGGAAAACGCCCGTATTATCCGTGAAGGCCTGCAAAAAATAGGGCTCTCCGTCTTCGGCGGCGTCAACGCTCCTTATATTTGGCTAAAAACGCCGGCTGGCATTGATTCTTGGGGCTTTTTCGATAAGCTTCTGAACGAAGCCAATATCGTCGGCACTCCTGGCGCAGGCTTCGGCCCCTCCGGCGAAGGGTATTTCCGGTTGACTTCCTTCGGCACGAGAGAAAACACCATTCGCGCCATTGAACGCATCCAAACTCGCTTAAAAGTCTAATGTTCCACCGATTTATTTAGCTCTCACGGTAAAGTAGATTTTCAATCATCATTCTTTTTTAAAAATCCTCGTTAGAGCGGTGCTCTGACGAGGATTTTTTCTCATTTAGCAACACAATTTCTTTTTTGGCACAGAGTTTCATTAAATCACCTGCGTTCATTTTCAAGTTTCTTTGTTAGTTTCAGATCCTTTTAAAAAACCAACTGTTTCAGCTACTTTTACCTGGTTTCTTCCGCTATTCTTGGCTTGGTATAAAGCTTCGTCAGCAGCAGCCAAAAGATTCTCTTTCCATCCGTCATGACAAATATTCGAACTAGCAACGCCTATGCTGACTGTTACCCAAGAACTAGTTGAAGATGCAGCATGTTCAATGCGTAATTTTTCAACTTCTTCTCTAATTTTTTCCGCTATCCTAATTGCACCGTTTTTATCGGTTTTGGGCAACACAACAACAAATTCTTCTCCCCCATAGCGAGCAACCAAATCTGTCGATCTTTTCACCGTCTTTTGAAGAGTAGTAGCTATTTTTTTAAGACAATCATCTCCTCCTTGATGTCCGTAAGTATCATTAAATAATTTAAAGTGATCTATGTCGATAATAATAGCCGACATTCCCGTACATTCTCGTATGCCGCGCAACCACTCATGATTCAAGAAGTTATCAAAATATCGTCTATTCGCTAATCCTGTAAGCCCATCCAAAGAAGATAGTTTTGCTAATGTTTGATTTAATTCCACCAGTTGGTCTGTTTCCGAGCGAATAGTTTTTATCATAGGACGAAAAAGGAAGATTGCTTCTATCAGCAATACAAAAAAGATAACACTCATACTTATGCCTTGCAAATACAACATTTTTGCAATGCGAGCTTCACTTTCTTTTTGTTGCTGATTAACTGTATTATCAATACTCAAAAGTACTTCGTTGGATTTTTCTATCATCTCGCGAACCTTCTTTTTCATCTCGTCAGAAAAAGCTGGCTCGCTTAAAGCTACTACCTCATTGCCATTCTTAATATACGTATCAATTTTCTCTTTGTCTTCCAAAGAGGCTTGAACAAACCCGCTAAACTCTTCTCCGTTTAAACGCGTTTGCGCATTTTCCATTGATTTCGTTGCATCTGAAAGCTGCTTGCGCAACCATATGCGCTTGTTCCCGTCTGTTTCTTGAATCAATTCCAAACTATATAATGCCATTTTTTGAGACAACATGCGCTGTCGGCCATTAAGGTTTATTAATTCTGCCGCTTTTTGTTCATTATAGATTAATTGGTTCATATTTAAAAAAGAAATAACTGAAAGAAATCCAATTAGCGCCAACGCAGATATGTATTTCAGAGTTAATGATGAAAAAGATAAGTTATGCATGTATATCACCTCTTTGTAACTCATTGCAATCCTTGTTCAATTCTTTTTTCCCGCATACTCTTTCTACAGTCAGCGCAGCAAGTCCTGCAACAAGGTTGGCAACTGCTGCAGCGTCACCTTGTGGTCCGCTTTCTCCGGCAAGCCTTTGGCATTGATCAGGCAATCCGTTACCAAAACCGTCTGCACTCCAATCGTGCCGGCAACCAAATCCTCTTCCACGTCATTTCCCACCATCAGGCACTCTTCAGGCAAGACATTCTGTCGAGCCAGCACATCTTGATAGTACCGTATATCGGGTTTGCAATAATATTCGCTTTCGTAGGTAGTGATGTGTGCAAACTCCTCAAGAGCCACGCCAGCCCAGGCCAAGCGCTTTTCCACTGCTAAGCGGGGAAAAAGCGGGTTGGTCGCCAGAACCGCTGTCCTCCCGGCTTTTTTTACGGTTTTAACGGCTTCTGCCGCCGCCGCAGCAGCGCAGGTCACTTTTTGCAAGGAGTCAAACTCCTGCCGATAAAATTCGTTCACTAAAGGTTCCAGCTTGCCTGGCGGCAATGGCAAACGCCGATAAAAGTGCTCCCAAAAGCGCTCTTCGTTTTTTCTCCCTGCCTCCGGCTGCATCACGATAGCTTCGGTCGCCTCTAAAAGAGCCTTAATAAAGGGCTGCGCCGGCGTAACCGAAGCCACCTTCGCAGCTAAGGCTTCTATATACCCTTTAATAAAACGTCCCTGATCCATAGGCAGCAACGTTCCGTCCAAATCAAAACAAACAACCTTTATCAATAAGCTCTCCCCTTCCTGATACTTTCCCTATCTATTCTCCATAGGCAGCGCTTTTTCCTTGAACAAAAACAGCCGGCCCCAAAAGGGACCGGCTTGTTTTTACGAATGCCTTATGCGTCAGCAAGGCGCTTATAGGTAGCGCGACGATCAGCGGCATCTTTTTCTGTTTTGGCAAACAATGCTTGCGCATTTTCCGGGTTCTGCTTCTGAAGAGAAGCATAACGCACTTCGCCTTTAAGGAAGGCTTGGAAGTCGCCTGTAGGCTCTTTGGAATCCAAGGTGAAAGGATTCTTGCCCTGCTCGGCCAGTTCCGGATTGAAGCGATACAAGGACCAATAGCCGCATTCCACAGCTTTTTTGGTTTCTTCTT encodes:
- a CDS encoding ferritin, giving the protein MISAKLQNAINKQIQVEMNSANIYLAMSLYSETQSLGGFASWLRIQYQEEMEHAFKFMSYLLERGGTPELSQVDAPAAAFGTPLQMFEEVLKHEQYVTKCINGLYELAVKEKDVAAQIFLQWYITEQVEEEASATAVVDKLRLIGDKSVGAIFYVDKEMGKRARG
- a CDS encoding LL-diaminopimelate aminotransferase; translation: MAFLNENYLKLPGSYLFAEIARRVNHFKEENPEADIIRLGIGDVTRPLPQASIEAMHKAVDEMASSDTFRGYGPEQGYAFLVEKIIAHDYASRGIQLGTDEVFVSDGSKSDVANIQEIFSNDCTVAITDPVYPVYLDTNVMAGRTGTLQEDGRFANVTYLPCNAENNFIPSFPKERVDMIYLCCPNNPTGTTLSKSELKKWVDYAKANKSIILFDSAYESYIREADIPHSIYEIEGAKEVAIEFRSFSKTAGFTGTRCAYTVVPKELMAYTKSGEAHSLNPLWNRRHTTKFNGVPYIIQRGAEAIFSEAGQAQVQETIDYYMENARIIREGLQKIGLSVFGGVNAPYIWLKTPAGIDSWGFFDKLLNEANIVGTPGAGFGPSGEGYFRLTSFGTRENTIRAIERIQTRLKV
- a CDS encoding diguanylate cyclase, translated to MHNLSFSSLTLKYISALALIGFLSVISFLNMNQLIYNEQKAAELINLNGRQRMLSQKMALYSLELIQETDGNKRIWLRKQLSDATKSMENAQTRLNGEEFSGFVQASLEDKEKIDTYIKNGNEVVALSEPAFSDEMKKKVREMIEKSNEVLLSIDNTVNQQQKESEARIAKMLYLQGISMSVIFFVLLIEAIFLFRPMIKTIRSETDQLVELNQTLAKLSSLDGLTGLANRRYFDNFLNHEWLRGIRECTGMSAIIIDIDHFKLFNDTYGHQGGDDCLKKIATTLQKTVKRSTDLVARYGGEEFVVVLPKTDKNGAIRIAEKIREEVEKLRIEHAASSTSSWVTVSIGVASSNICHDGWKENLLAAADEALYQAKNSGRNQVKVAETVGFLKGSETNKET
- a CDS encoding HAD family hydrolase codes for the protein MIKVVCFDLDGTLLPMDQGRFIKGYIEALAAKVASVTPAQPFIKALLEATEAIVMQPEAGRKNEERFWEHFYRRLPLPPGKLEPLVNEFYRQEFDSLQKVTCAAAAAAEAVKTVKKAGRTAVLATNPLFPRLAVEKRLAWAGVALEEFAHITTYESEYYCKPDIRYYQDVLARQNVLPEECLMVGNDVEEDLVAGTIGVQTVLVTDCLINAKGLPEKADHKVTLQQLPTLLQDLLR